A single region of the Polyangia bacterium genome encodes:
- a CDS encoding Uma2 family endonuclease, with the protein MGQLAERWLGARTFGYRFRSSLAPDSLPEPDLAIVARGRYMDAHPDQAFLIIEVADASLTIDRQEKTEIYARAQVPESWVVNVGERTIERYSEPSSGSYARLTPFRQGETIQPLAFPDVAVRIDEVFGK; encoded by the coding sequence ATGGGTCAGCTCGCGGAACGTTGGTTGGGCGCGCGAACGTTCGGGTACCGCTTCCGTTCGTCGCTGGCCCCGGACAGCCTGCCCGAGCCCGACCTCGCCATCGTCGCGCGTGGGCGTTACATGGATGCGCACCCGGATCAGGCGTTCCTGATCATCGAGGTCGCCGATGCCTCACTTACGATCGACCGCCAGGAGAAAACGGAGATATACGCGCGCGCCCAAGTTCCCGAATCCTGGGTCGTCAATGTTGGCGAGCGAACCATCGAACGGTACAGCGAGCCGTCGAGCGGCTCGTACGCCCGCCTCACGCCCTTCCGACAAGGCGAGACAATTCAACCGCTGGCGTTTCCGGACGTGGCCGTGCGGATTGATGAGGTGTTCGGGAAGTGA